The Plasmodium cynomolgi strain B DNA, scaffold: 0223, whole genome shotgun sequence genome has a window encoding:
- a CDS encoding hypothetical protein (putative), protein MIRFLLYECAIGHNKLKASGNSALISTIQNKHGESVKEVLLFDYFLYSKEYTTMERNKNELYEHMRKYFLQISPVKHGYQLSAHVKNKMNWMNFFGNIFSDDHDGNLGNGDSRQDVGGATLNGQGETWESKFDCTRKPTKSTY, encoded by the coding sequence ATGATTCGCTTTCTGCTATACGAATGTGCAATTGGACATAACAAACTGAAAGCGAGTGGAAATAGCGCCCTCATATCGACCATACAGAATAAGCATGGTGAATCTGTAAAGGAAGTGCTACTTTTCGACTACTTTTTATATAGCAAAGAATATACCACaatggaaagaaacaaaaacgaattgtatgaacatatgaggaaatattttttgcaaatttcccCCGTGAAACACGGATACCAGCTAAGTGCCcatgtcaaaaataaaatgaactgGATGAATTTTTTCGGGAACATTTTCTCTGACGATCATGATGGCAACTTGGGCAATGGAGACAGTAGGCAGGATGTCGGAGGTGCTACTTTAAACGGCCAGGGAGAAACGTGGGAAAGCAAATTCGACTGTACGAGGAAGCCAACAAAATCGACCTACTGA